In Komagataeibacter sucrofermentans DSM 15973, the genomic window GGCTGCGGCACGAAACATCACTGCCCTGGCGGCCAGCATGAAGGCCGCGACGCAGGCTGTAACCACGCCAGCGCCATCCGCCACATCACGCGAGGAACGCCGCAAGAGGCTGGCCGCACGGTTGGCCCGTTAATACAGGAGGGAGCCGTGCCGCTCGATCTCAAAGTGTCAGTTGATAGCTCGGCCCTGTTCCAGGCCTTCGCCCAGCTCACGAAGGATGAGCTACCCGGTGCCATAGCCCATGGTCTGAACCGCGTGGCAGGCGTTGCCAAGCGCGCGGTCCAGTCCCGCATGGAAGAAGTGTTCAACAACCCCAAGCCCTGGACGAAAAACGCCTTTTTCGTGCGCACGGCAACGCCGCAGGACCAGACGGCATGGGTCGCTACCCGCGACTTCGCTCCCGGCGGCACCGCAGCCTATGACTACCTGCGCCCTGAAATCTTCGGCGGCCCACGCCCCATGAAGAAATCGGAAAAGGCGCTCCGCCCCATCGTGGGCGATCAGTACTGGGTGCCCGGTCGCGGCGCGCCGCTCGATGCGTACGGCAACATCGAGCGCGGCGAAATCGTGCGCATCCTCAGCCGCTTCGGCCTGATGCAGGACCCGCTGCAGAACATGACCGATCGCACGGCAAAGCGGCTGGCCCGCAGGGGCCAGAACGCTCGCGGCCAGCGCTCGGAATACTTCATCGCCCGCGAGAAAGGAAACGGCCGGGCCAAAGGCATCTACAAGCTCATCGGTCCCGGCAACGTGGTGCCCATCCTCATCTTTGTCCGCCAGCCCACCTACCGCGCCGTGCTGCCGGTCGAGCAGATCGTGCAGGACGCAGCCGACCAGAACACCGAAGCCATGATCGGCAAGGCCGTTCGCTACGCCATACGAAAGCGCCTCGAATGACATTCACAGCCTACCCGCCCATCAGGCCGCAGCAGACCATCCTGTCCGGCCTCACGCGCGAGCAGTTGCAGGCCAACCTCGCGGCGGCCCAGCAGGCCATGCACGACCTCATGATCGGCGGAAAGCCGGTCTCGGTGTCCTTCTCGCAGGTCAACGGGTCGCGCTCTGTCACCTACACTTCGGCCAACCGGGCCGACCTCACCGCCTATATCCAGCTCCTCCAGACCGCCCTGGGGACCAACCGGCGCAGGCCTGTCAGGTTCATGTACCGATGACACAACCCACGGTCAGGATACTGGGGCCGGATGGCAGGCCGCTGCCGCCTGTCCAGCGCCCCCGCCCGCGCCGGGCTGCCGCGCTGAATGGTGGTTTCGGGCAGACACCCTATGACGCGGCAGACATCACCAGTCCGCACATGGCGGCATGGAACCCGCTGCTCTGGTCACCTGATGTCGAACTGAACGTCTACCGCGACCGCATCGTGTCTCGCATCCGCGACCTGGTGCGGAACGATGGCTGGGCATCGGGCGCCATCACCCGCGTGCTGGACAACGCCATCGGTGGCACGTTTCGCCCCATCACAAAGCCGGACTACCGCAGCCTGCGCGTCCGCACCGGATACAGTTTCGATGCGATGTGGGCCGAAGAATGGGCGCGTGAGGTCGATGCGCACTGGCGCTGCTGGGCCGAAGATGAAGATCGGTTCTGTGATGCCGGGCGCCGCCTGACCTTCACCCAGATGATGTGGGTCGCCTTCCGCCATCACCTCGTCGATGGCGACTGTCTGGCGCAGGTCTGCTGGATTCCCGAGCGTGTTCGTGCCGGTGGCGCGGAATATGCCACAGCCTTCCACCTGATCGACCCTGACCGCCTCTCCAACCCCCAGTATAACTGGGACCTCAAGCATATCCGGGGCGGTGTCGAGATTGACGATTATGGTGCCCCTGTCGGCTACCATATCTGTCGCGCGCACCAGGGCGACTGGATGCAGGCAGCCGATACCGTGATCTGGGATTATATCCCGCGCGAGACCGACTGGGGCCGCGCCAACATCGTTCACTATTTCCAGTCGGAGCGCGCGGACCAGCATCGCGGCGGCGCAGGTATCCTGACCCCCGTTGTCCAGCGCCTGAAAATGCTGATCAAGTATGACGGCACGGAACTGGATGCCGCCATCATCAACGCCATTTTCGGCGCGTTCGTGGAATCACCCTATGACCCCGCCCTTGTGGAAGACGCGCTGGGCGGCGATGAGGTGGTCAGCGGCTATCAGGCCCTGCGCACCGACTTCCATGGCGGCAATTCGGTCATGCTGGGCAATGCGCGCATGCCGATCCTCGCTCCGGGTGAGAAAATCGGCACCGTGTCCGCCGCCCGGCCGGATTCCAATTTCGAGCAGTTCGAGAACGCCATGCTTCGCAACGTCGCATCCGGCACCGGCATG contains:
- the gpW gene encoding gpW family head-tail joining protein, which gives rise to MTFTAYPPIRPQQTILSGLTREQLQANLAAAQQAMHDLMIGGKPVSVSFSQVNGSRSVTYTSANRADLTAYIQLLQTALGTNRRRPVRFMYR
- a CDS encoding phage portal protein; translated protein: MTQPTVRILGPDGRPLPPVQRPRPRRAAALNGGFGQTPYDAADITSPHMAAWNPLLWSPDVELNVYRDRIVSRIRDLVRNDGWASGAITRVLDNAIGGTFRPITKPDYRSLRVRTGYSFDAMWAEEWAREVDAHWRCWAEDEDRFCDAGRRLTFTQMMWVAFRHHLVDGDCLAQVCWIPERVRAGGAEYATAFHLIDPDRLSNPQYNWDLKHIRGGVEIDDYGAPVGYHICRAHQGDWMQAADTVIWDYIPRETDWGRANIVHYFQSERADQHRGGAGILTPVVQRLKMLIKYDGTELDAAIINAIFGAFVESPYDPALVEDALGGDEVVSGYQALRTDFHGGNSVMLGNARMPILAPGEKIGTVSAARPDSNFEQFENAMLRNVASGTGMATMQISNNWSDVNYSSARGALGEAWKTLFRRRENVAKGFASGIRAAWLEECVSLNDLPLPRGCPPDFLSRYFPAIKTALARCRWLGPGRGWLDPVAERQGSILGMDAGLSTLENEVAENAGGDWEEYVDQRAVEVRKFQECGLTPPDWSGGQSQTATQTATPPQKPDAS